The Theileria equi strain WA chromosome 2 map unlocalized gcontig_1105316255037, whole genome shotgun sequence genomic sequence AGATGGTATAATAATGCTTGGAATTTACCCTCAGATGCCGCTGTATGGCGCCGATGCATTCAAGGATGACAAACCTGTTGTTGTGACTTCATCAGCTGATTGACCACCTCCTAAAATAATATGGGcctttttaccatcttctACATTGTAAGATGGCGATATATCGCATGCATTTAAAGGACGATCAGTTTTGTAGTTCTAAGGAATGTGAAGCATTTAAAAAAAAATACCTTGATATTAGACCATGTTGCGGCTTCCCAAAGTTTAGCAGTTCCATCAGAAGAACACTGTATTGTATTATTAGCGTGAAAATAAACTTACAGATAACATTAGCAAATTGTAGGTGTTGAATGAGATACATGTTACCGCTTGCTTGTGTGCTTCTATTCTCTTTACATGTGCGCCATTTTCAGCATCCCATATCTGAAATACAATTATTAGAGAATGTATATAACGaacatttataattccATCATCATGCCCAGTAATTATATGTTTGTCTAGTGGACCCCAATGGCATTGATTGCATCTGTTACGATAGTTGCGTTGTATCCAGTTAATGTTATAGTTAACATTAACCGTTCCATCTGGAAGTGTGCTGAACTGAACCTAAGGGACGATTGAGCAATGTATATTTATCGTACCTCGTATACTTTAACAGCCAtctttacaaattctccaaaatcATCATGAATCATGACAAATTTGttttgtaaatttggattCCTATTCCATTCCACATACCTAGATATAATTTAATAGGAATATCCATAAACGTACTTGCAGGCACCTTCTTCCTGTATCGATGCCAAGAGATCACCCTTTATGGTATCAAATATGAGAAttttagaatctccagaggcTGCCAGTAGTAGTTTTGAATCAAAAGTGACGTCACAACCCCAAACGACAGCGCGCCCACAGTTATAGCGACCTAAGGAGAGTGTATAGTGGAATGGTCTATATTTTACCTAATTGTTGCCCTGTATCTGTCCTCCACAATGCCAAGATTGCATCCTACATATTTTATATATCGTGTTTAAAGTTTTCAAGACATGTATAGGCACATTAATTACCTTGCCGCAGGTGAAGAGCAAATCACCATGCTTATTGGTTTTTACACATGTTAGTGGTCTTCCATGTCCTCTCAGAATGATTGGCTTCATTTCTGGGAGCTTTAATAGTATAGAATATATAAAATGTTAGGGAAAATTGTAGTGACGGACAACCGCACTAGATTCCTGCGGGCCCATACACCCTGCGATAGAGACTCTTCACAGGGTACTAATGATGTGAATGAATATATACAAGGTAGATTGATGATATATAAGGTTGAAATTATTAAAGTTCAAATGCTCtgttaaatatattatCTTCTTTGGGTGTAATGTCTGCAGAAAGGTACGAGTGAGTTATGGCATTACAAATTTGCGAAGCGTTGTAGCTCTGTCTCATTGTCTGATAATGTTTCTCGTTCATTATTCCAGCACTGCGTAAAATTATACATCTAGcgaataaacaaacctgaCGAGATCCCTAGCGATGGAGAAGAGTGCAGTCCTTGATTGGAGTCCGCAGTTTGTATCGGCTAGCCAAAAGATTGTTCTTGGAGAAACGAAGCATGTTTCTTCACCATTTATACTTACAACATCGCACTTTGATACCGACTTGCATCTGTCCAAGCTAAGTTTGTGGCATTCAGTTGAATCAATCCCGTGCTGACTAAGCTCATCTAAAATCTTTTTACCTGTATCAATCTCCTGATCAAGACGAGTCTTCGTTTCTTCCAAAACACTCTTGAACTTGTTCTCCAATTCCTTAAATTCATTGGAGGAAATTGTATCGTTGAGGGAATTTAGAAAATCCTCAAATTTCGAGTCATCTTGTGTGCTATCTGATTCAGAAATGTCAAAATGACAGACAAAAACGCCATCATCAGTTGTTGGAAGCAAGTTGACATTCAAATGGGAGGCCAAGAATGAAGTTGCAAACTGATCAGCATCGCCAGGGGTTGTAGTTGTTTCAGTATACTCATAAGAATCTCTGCCATTTGGAGAGGTTCTCAAGCCAATTTCCTTCAAAGTTGTGAAGGACTCTCCAACCTTGCAGCTACCAGATTGAGACAAAAGTTCCCAGTTTGAGGAGATTTCAGATTTGAGTTCGGATAGTATTGAGTCAGTTAACTTTCCACAATCTTCCAGTTCTGAAACCTTGAAAGTGAATTCCAGAGGCTCAACTTTCGCAGAAGAATCAGCCTCAGGGCTATCCAAAAGAGCACAACCGCTTGGAGTAGCCAATACTAATAATTCTCCAACAGGCAACATAGCACTTACAGTATAGCTCTTTTCTGTGTCAATCTCAACACCTGATTGTTGGAATTTCTTAAAGTCACTGTAGTAAGATCCATCTGAAGTACTTTCCTTACTTGAGGAGTCGTCTGCATCAGAAGAAGCCTCAAAATCTTGACTTTCCAATACAATTTTTTCTTTAGAACCTTCAGCAGTAAGTGGAACTGAGTTATCGACCGCCCCTTCGGGCGATTGAGATTCAGATGAGGGGCGGATATCGACATCGAAAGAGTATACCGCAGAGAGAGGATTTAAGAAGAATATGGCGAGGCCACATATTGCTAAATGCAGATTTACATACATTTTTTTAAAACATTACAAGGAATCCTCCCCAAATAATCTATACTACGATGGTTGTGTGGGATTCTACCTGCACACGGTCAAATTATACCACACAGGATGTAAAGATGAATATGCAAGTAAAATCAAAAACTAAAGTTTTTGAATCCATAAAATAAGCGAATAACAGCTTCCTTTTCGGAAATGTCTATACACGCAAGGTGTGGGGAAGAGAATCTTGACAAGATTCTTACCACATATGGGAAATATGAAGGAATGTATCATCATTCTTTAATAGTTTACATATATTCTACTTATTCATAAGGGTATGGCATGATTTATATCAGAACTCCGTCATAAAGTCCTGCTGTGTATCGTCCTCCTTCGTAGTTCCGTTCCGCCTCTCAATCGGCGTTTCCATATCATTGGTACACATTAGCAGGGATTATATAGAACTAAATTCTATTTGTTTAATCATCACTACGAGGCTTTGGTACCATAGAATAGTCCTTCTCAAATAGGATATATTCCTTCTGGTATCCTGATATCTTGCATGACTTAGAACACGTATAAACCGAAACACTTCCAAATTCAATGCGATCACTACTTATATAAAACAACAATTGGGGTAGGATCTGAAATTCAAAAGAGCGAGGGCCGCTACAACTTTCACATTTCGGTACCATGATTTCACTTTCATCATTAGCACTTAGATTCGCACCGTCTATAACTGGTCTAGGGCTTCTGTCACTAATCCACAAAGGTTCCCCTCCTCTACAATAATACAAAACTTCGTTAGGAGTAGTTTTCTTGCAAAACTTCATAAATGATTCGTCGAttgttttgttttcttCTTGCATGTTTTcaacatcttcttcctcggCTCGAGTCATCTCCTCTGTTAGGTATTAGTTATGTGAATAAATGATTACCTTCTCCAGCGTTTTTATTGTCAATGTATTTTTCATACAGTGACTTTTCGTGCGATAGGTAGTCTTCATCATGTGCTATTTCTCCTTCACAAATGTTCAATATCCATTCATCTAGGACAGGAGATAGTGAACCATACTTTACAGCTATATTACATCGATAGTGTAGCTCCCGAAATTCTATGTAAATAAAATTCAAAGGCTGCAATGTTACCTGTCTCTGAATCCACAAGCGCTACCTTTAGTGAGTTTATATTTGGTATAGGCTCTGAAGCTACCTTGTTGCTTGGAAGGCCACAGGCCAAACAACAATTACTTATGAGTTCACTATCTGGGAAAATGATGTTGTCATCAACTGGATGGTAATCGTAGAAATCATTTTGGCGAGGAAGCTGCGAGCGAAATGCCTTCCAGTTAGTACCACAAGGCTGGCAGACGAACGTATAGATTACTCTATGAAAAGCGTCGTTCTCTTCATAGATATCATCCGGAGCATAGACCTGTATGGCGAAAGTCATGATAGAAGAACATATATCGCAATGCAGCTCATTCTCTTCAGGAAGATCGACTGGATTGAGCCATGCGGGATATCCACCTAATTTGCTCGGGAAATAGTGCCTCTGAAGCCTCCAGGCCTCAGCCTTTGATAAAGTTCCATATATAGGCACCGGTTCGTCATCCATTGTGATCATACATCTTACCcattttttaaatcttACTTTCTTCTGTAATCATGGCCAAAAGTTCATATAAACTGGCCGGTACCACAAATGTAGGTACCATCCGCATCACTTGATATTTATTGTAGTTTATATAAGGTGATGACTACTATTTGATACCGTATTTTTATTACTATTAACATTAAGGTTTTTTCAAGATGTGGATGGGTAAAATTGGTAATAAATCTGCCGCCTTTATCAACCATAAACACTTCCATCCAGGTATTTTATTCATTTTCTTAACAATAATTTCTAGGCAActacaaaaatttggaaaaggtaTGGTTGGCGGAAGAAAAGCACAAAGCAGAGATTAAACGTCTCAAGGAAATGAAGGAGAAACGAGAAGAGGAGATCAAGATttcaaaaataaaaaggcAATTGAGGGAACAAGAGGAACTCAggaagatggaaatgatCACAGAAGAGAAGAATAAGAGATATGCTGTTACATCTTCTCGGTTAGCCGATAATGATACCTGTGGTTTAATATTACCTGAGAGTACAGACAAAGAAGGTAAAAAAAAACAGAATTCTACTCATAAACTGATAATTCAATCGCAATATAGAGAAGACTGCTTCAAATATGGACATACATCCGTGTTTGGTAGTTATTATGACGTTGAAACCAAGGCTTGGGGATACCACTGCTGCAAAGTAACACTCAAAACCGCAAGGTGTACCAAACCAAAGGCAAACGCCGATAGTTGTCAGGATGAACCACATAATAAGACTAAAGAAAGTGCAGATATTTCCACTTCAGGTTCCAAACGTCCACATGAAGATGCAAATACAAACAAAAGATTTAAAAGGCATGTGAGTGGTATGAAGGATGCGATCGATATGTTGAAGGAAATTGAGGCCTTAGAATAATCATTTCTTTGTAGATAAAGTACGTTGTTTTTCTGCAGAATGAACAATCTTTTCTTCGGTAGGAAGACCCTGAATTTTATAATTTGTAAACATGTAAATTACCTTGATTTTCCTTATGTGGTTGATTATTTTTCGTGGAACATTTGATTGCAACATTAGTGCCATATTAAAGCCATCATCTTCTAGTTCCTGTGACATTCGTTCATAAAGAAAATTTAATACCTCGTCAGTCATTGATACTTCTGGGAAAGGATCATCCAGTATGAGTTCCCAGTGACTAAActgaagatggaaaattACACCACCAGATGCCTTTGAGCGCAGATCTTGCGCTAGACCAAATGATTCAGATGCGGGCATTGTTGCCTCAATTATAAATGTGGTTGTTCCATCCTTAACATTTTCAGATATAACTTGCGTGCGGCGCTTTTGAAGAACAGAATAAATTTTTCCAAGGACGGATTGATCACATTGCAAATCCAAGTGAAGAATAACTTCATAGATTCTTGGACGCCCTCTTTGCATATACGCCTTTCTACAGAGGCTCCTCATGGAGGACATTAGTTTCCCTGAAAATGGGTAGGAAGTAGACCTCCTCGATGAAGCAAGTGTGCATGAATCACTAATTTTTATTGAATAATGATCAAAGGCACAATCACTCTTATCGTCAAAAGTGTGGCTAGGAGTCCGTAGCGTTGCAGAGTCTAGACCATGGGTTTCCAGAAACTTATCAGGATCGTAGGAATCATCTAAATTATCACTTATGACTAGATGTAGATCTGGTAATTTTGAAACATCTGATGGTTTGTTAACCGGTGTACGTGGCTCACTTGTAGATTGTAAAACTTTATGTATCCCTGCGATATATATTCCTTCAATAATGAATATAACACCTCTCAATGGTTCCTCAGTGATTGGACCAGATTGACATGCCATTTCAAACCCAGAAATCAAATTCGTAATTAAATTTGAATATTGAattgatgataaatttgtCCTTCCATAAGAATCAGCAAATGACCAATTTAATGGTTCTAGACAGGTCATATTTTCTTTGCTTACTGCATTTGAATTGCATGTATATATACAAGAATTTCTATTGTAAAACAGCAGACATCGGCTCCCCCTATTCAAGCTCATACCCCAAAGCTTGCCATAGTTTTTTTTTTGAGGACTAGAATCAACATCCCCAGTAATTATGGAATACAGATCTTCTTCAATGGCATTTAGACAGTTTGTCAGTGTAGGCGAACTTGTATCTGTGACATATTTTAGGGGTACATCACCGCTATATATAGCACCTTTTATATCTTTACTGTTATCATCTAGGTATTTTAGGATTTGTGAT encodes the following:
- a CDS encoding eukaryotic translation initiation factor 3, putative (encoded by transcript BEWA_043800A); amino-acid sequence: MKPIILRGHGRPLTCVKTNKHGDLLFTCGKDAILALWRTDTGQQLGRYNCGRAVVWGCDVTFDSKLLLAASGDSKILIFDTIKGDLLASIQEEGACKYVEWNRNPNLQNKFVMIHDDFGEFVKMAVKVYEVQFSTLPDGTVNVNYNINWIQRNYRNRCNQCHWGPLDKHIITGHDDGIINIWDAENGAHVKRIEAHKQAVTCISFNTYNLLMLSCSSDGTAKLWEAATWSNIKNYKTDRPLNACDISPSYNVEDGKKAHIILGGGQSADEVTTTAASEGKFQALLYHLIHEDEIGSIKGHFGPINTLTFLADGSGYASGGEDGFVRIYHFDRDYILDKYD
- a CDS encoding conserved hypothetical protein (encoded by transcript BEWA_043820A), which translates into the protein MITMDDEPVPIYGTLSKAEAWRLQRHYFPSKLGGYPAWLNPVDLPEENELHCDICSSIMTFAIQVYAPDDIYEENDAFHRVIYTFVCQPCGTNWKAFRSQLPRQNDFYDYHPVDDNIIFPDSELISNCCLACGLPSNKVASEPIPNINSLKVALVDSETEFRELHYRCNIAVKYGSLSPVLDEWILNICEGEIAHDEDYLSHEKSLYEKYIDNKNAGEEEMTRAEEEDVENMQEENKTIDESFMKFCKKTTPNEVLYYCRGGEPLWISDRSPRPVIDGANLSANDESEIMVPKCESCSGPRSFEFQILPQLLFYISSDRIEFGSVSVYTCSKSCKISGYQKEYILFEKDYSMVPKPRSDD
- a CDS encoding conserved hypothetical protein (encoded by transcript BEWA_043830A), translated to MWMGKIGNKSAAFINHKHFHPGNYKNLEKVWLAEEKHKAEIKRLKEMKEKREEEIKISKIKRQLREQEELRKMEMITEEKNKRYAVTSSRLADNDTCGLILPESTDKEGKKKQNSTHKLIIQSQYREDCFKYGHTSVFGSYYDVETKAWGYHCCKVTLKTARCTKPKANADSCQDEPHNKTKESADISTSGSKRPHEDANTNKRFKRHVSGMKDAIDMLKEIEALE
- a CDS encoding signal peptide containing protein (encoded by transcript BEWA_043810A), coding for MYVNLHLAICGLAIFFLNPLSAVYSFDVDIRPSSESQSPEGAVDNSVPLTAEGSKEKIVLESQDFEASSDADDSSSKESTSDGSYYSDFKKFQQSGVEIDTEKSYTVSAMLPVGELLVLATPSGCALLDSPEADSSAKVEPLEFTFKVSELEDCGKLTDSILSELKSEISSNWELLSQSGSCKVGESFTTLKEIGLRTSPNGRDSYEYTETTTTPGDADQFATSFLASHLNVNLLPTTDDGVFVCHFDISESDSTQDDSKFEDFLNSLNDTISSNEFKELENKFKSVLEETKTRLDQEIDTGKKILDELSQHGIDSTECHKLSLDRCKSVSKCDVVSINGEETCFVSPRTIFWLADTNCGLQSRTALFSIARDLVSAGIMNEKHYQTMRQSYNASQICNAITHSYLSADITPKEDNIFNRAFEL